cgGGCAAAGCCAGGCCTTCCAGTGTGAGCATGCCTGTGGGCAGCTAAGGTTCACACTCTCCGAGGAGTTAGCACCTCCTCTCTGTCCCATGCCCCCAGTGCTCACTTGGAGCCAGAGCCAAAGCCAAGGCCCACAGAGGGGAACTAGGCTGACCCTGCACCTTCCCAGTGCCCAGAGCCTGACAGCTGAGGTAGCTGGAGACACGGGGAGGCCGGGCCCCATCTCCCACACCTAGGCTGCTATGGACTGCTCCAGGCTACTGGGATGGGCCTCAGGCAGGATGGACTCCGCAGGTCACCAGGCCAGGGGTGAAACCATCCCCGAGCTGCGTGGGCCATCCCCAGCCTCCAGGTCACTGAGTGCTCGCTGGAGAGGAAAAGGTACAAGAGGAAGGGCTGGTCAGTGGTCCCAGGAGCCCCTGACCCCTGTCCTAcctcattcccctccccccccccccaaaaaaaagccaGGAAAGAGACCTATCAGCTCCGTGGGGGTCGCATCACACTTGCTGGAGGCCCTTTCCCAATCTGGGCTTTATGGAGGCGCCTGCTTTTGACCCCTGGAGGGACTTCTAAGAGGCCCCTTAGATCTCCCATGATGGCTCACCTCGAACTTGCTCATGAACTCTGCAAAGATGCCAAAGAAGGCCTCAGAAGTGGTTGCTTTGGAGTCCTCACCGAAGAAGGCCAGTGCCCTGCCCAGCTCCTCCATGGCCTCATGTTGCAACCCGTCCAGTGCCCGCAGCACCGGCTGGGCTGTATCTAGGAAGGACTGATCAGCCTCTGTTAAGGAAACTACCCTCAGGTTCTCTAAGCTGCCTGGCTCCTGCCTGCCCCGTGCCCCATGCTCAGCTATGTCCAGCGGCTCCAGGACCTTTGTACACTGCTCCCTCAGCTGCCTCTGAAGTCCACAACATCCAGGCCATCCACGTGTCTTCTCTGTAAGGCAGCCCTTTCCCTACTCTGGGCACTTCTCAGATGCCATGACCCCTTCCTCCTCAAACACCCACATATAATAGCCCCCTGGCATTCTCTCGgttttgatctctccttttttttccccttgtagtATCCATCCCTATCTGTGCTCAGTGGCAACATGCCCCTCTCCTGATTCCCTTTGGCTGGTTAGGGCCTGAGAGGTCTGTCCCTGTATCTTGTGACTTGAGCCTGGGCTGCCCATGAGGACAGATGGGGCAAGGTGGTGGCTTTCAGATAGTCCAAAGAGCTCCTCTTCAGTTATGCAGACATGGTGTGAGTACCTGGATTCTAAATCACCAGGATGGACCCTCTGCCAGGACCCCCTGACCCACTTACAGCAGCCTCTGCCCAGAATCTCTGCTGGGACACAGGGTCTGCAGTGGCCACGGGAGTTGATCTTGAAGCCAGCTCTACCTGGCCACCCCAGGGCCCACCTTGTTACTGGGACAGGCTGCTCTTTGGATACCGTCATGACCATAGCAAACTTGTCCTCACTAGAGGGAGACATGCTCTGGCAAGCATCCTGTATCTCACTGATGGTGCCATGGAGGTCAGCCAGGTCACTGGTCAGGGCCCGTTGATTCACTGTAGGGAAGGCAACAGAGCCTCATGAGCACTGACCTCCCAGCCCAGGACAGCAGTGCCTCTGCTTCCTGACCCATTGTCCATCCACTCAGCTTACCTTTGGCAGCCAGGGGCACAGTGGGCAGGTCCTGAGCAAAGCCCAGCAGTTCTGGGAAGTgctggctcagtgatttggcaaGGATGTGCAGGAAGGTGGACTTCCCATCCACAGTCTTTGTGGAATTCAGCTGCAAGTGATGCCCAACATACAACCTCCTCAAGGACCCCATCAGATTGCTGATCATATGGGTCTGGGTACCCTTGGCCCCACTTCCCCTGGAGTGTGGCAGCAGTTCCTGGCCCTTGACACTCACCAACTCCAAAGTTTCTAGTATTCCTCACTGTGAGGCTCTGCTGGGATGCCCATGGGCCTCCCTAGGAGTTTGAAAGCTCTCCAGCCCAGATCTTTGagacacctccccaccccaccacccaggAACCAGGGTCATAGCCACCAGCTAGAGGAGGCCACCAGCTGTTCTGTCCTTGGGAGCGTGCTCTTGTCAGCAGGTATAGCCCAAGATTTTTCTGACCCCCAGGGGAGCACCACTCACATATCTTCCTTCCTGTGATTTTCTGGAACCATCTCTGGCCCACCTGTGCCTCAGACATCCTAAAACATTCATGTctacaaatggagatttcttcctctcttttaaaacaacaaaaggtACCCCGGTAAAAGGTCTCAGAAACAGTGGGAAGGCTGGATATTCGAGTTGTCCTTTCTCAGATCCTAGATCTTTCGAGGTTAGGATGGCCTGGCAATCGTGCTGTTATTAAGGGCACAGAACCTACCAAgtgggattctctccttcctcctggagtctcccttccctgcccccccacacTCCATTTCCCCAGATCCTGAGGCTTGCCTTGCCTTATAAaagcctcccacccccaacctttGCTGCATTCCAGCCTGCAGGCAGCCAGCTTTTGCTTCTGGGGAAAGGGCCCTCCTTGGCCATGatattctcttctctcctctgccacAACTTGGGTTGGGCCTGACCTCCCCATCCTCGATGGTAGAGCATGCTCATCGATTACTGCCAGCTGGTTCCCTCACCTCTGTCAGGAAGTTGATCTTGAAGCCTGTGGTCTTGTTGGTTTTAGGCTGTCCATCATTGAGATAGTTGCCCATGGCCAACACAAActgtggaaaggaaggtgggcaggtCCTGCCCAGGTCCTCACCTCACCCCCTGGACCCCCATCATGGTGGACCTCCAGACAGGAAGCCCCAGGGGGCAGACAGGCAGGTGGAGTGACCAGGGAGGGGGTGCGCCCTGACCTCCAGGATCTTGGCGAGCTTCCGGCTGTTCTTGAGCTCAAGGGAGGCCTGGCGCAAGCACTCCAGGCTGCCCCGGATCTCTTCCGTCTTCTCTTGTAGGGTGGCTTGGAAGTGGAGGCTGCGCAAGCGGGTTTTGTATTCGGGAACGGATAGCATCTGTCATGAAGGCAAAGCCAGGATTCACCCGCCCCACCAGGAGACCCACTGCCCCACcgcagcctggggtgggggtcagcCGGCAAACCGGCATTCCCTCGAGAAAGAATAAGCCCCCAAAGGAAGCACAATCCCATCTACCTTGGACTCCAGGAGGGAACCGGACGTTAATGGGACACAGGCACGGGCGCAGCGGCCGTGGGGGAGCGGGACCCACACAGCCCCGGTACAACGAGGGCCCCGACAGAGGCGGCCAAGGCCACTGGGCAGCACCCCTGACCCCTGGCGGCCGTCACGGCCGCAGCACCTGCAGGACGAACTGGTCGGGCTCGCTGAGGCGGCCGGGCGCCTCGCGGAAGGCCTGGTAGCGCTGCTCCTCGTCAGCGTCGGGCGCGAAGAGCAGCAGCTGCGCCAGGTGCGCGGGCTCCAGGCGCCGGGGCTCCATGCTCATGAGCACCTGCCGCAGCTCCGCGGGGCTCAGCTTCAGGTGAGCGAGCAGGATGGCTGCGGGCGGGGCCGCGAGCgtgagccgggggcggggccaggcggaTGGTGGGCGGGGCGACTGGACGGAACCTGCGCGGGGCGAGGAacctgggcgggggcggggccggcccaGAGACGGAGGGTCCTTCCCACGGCCGAACAGAGGTGAGGACACGGTTCTCGAAGGGGTAGACAGGTGGGGCCTGTGGCGGTGGCGCCAGAAACGAGGGAGGAGACCGCGAGAGGGAGAATAGGGGATGGCCGAGGCGTGGCCAGAACTCAGGAGCCTTAGACCCTTGGGGGCGGGGCCAACGGGGGGCCAACGAGGAGGCCAACGAGGGGGGAGCCCAAGCGCGCACCTGCGCCTTGGAGGGATCTAGGACCCCAGAAGGGGCCTTCACCCAGCAGCCGGTGTCGGGCCCCCAAGAACTAATGTGTCATCCACACAGGTGGATCCAAAGCTCTGCGGCCCAGAGGGCCACCTCCTGTCCCCCATACCCCTGGGACTCCCCAACCCCTCACAGGTGTTGTAGGCCTTCTTGTGAGACAGGATCTCCACCACCTCTTTCTTCCTGAAGGGCTCAGGCCCAGGCACCGGCTCTGGAAGGCAAAATGGTTTAATGATGGGAGTCCAAGCTGGTTGGAGGACCCAGGAGGGGTTTGGCCACACCCACAGTCCAGCTCCAGGGGTCCAGTTACTTCCTTCCTCAGCCTCCCACTCTCGGGGTTAGTGCAACATTCTCAGCATGGGCAGTgcgtgcccctcccccaccctctctcccctGGGTCCTTGGGGCTGAGCTGTCCAAGGAAGGTGAACTAACCACCTCTCCACCTTGCAGATGCTTCCTGGATGGACAAAGGCCTTTCTCTTCCATCCTGGAACCACCTTCCACACATAATATTCCTCACTGCCTGGAGTCCCACCCGATGACTATAGGGAGATACCCTGAGAAGGGCAAGGGGACAGAGAGACTGGAGGGACATCTAGTCTCCTAGATATGGTTACCTCCTGATACCCTTattctggctgtgtgactttgagcaaattacCTAGCTTCTCTGTGCATCTTCATGAGGAAGTTAAGGTGATCACAGTTTCTACCTCATAGAATTGTCACAGGATTAATTTAGAAACGGGGGTGTCTGGCATTTGGTGAGCATGGAATAAATACCAGCTACTATGATTATGTCCACTTtgagatgggaaaactgaagctctGGGAGGTAAACTCAGGGACACAGGAAGTAAATGGCAGTCAGCGCAGACTTCTGGGACTCTAAGCCCGGGGATGCCACAGAAGGCAGCAGGTGGGCTTCCACAGATGGCTTGGTATGAGGGttcccccaggacccccaggccaCTCACTAGTAGGTTTCTGGGTGCCAAAGTGCAGCTCCAAATCGAGGTATTTCACCATGTCGCTCAGCTTGTCATAGTCAGAATCTTCCCCTAGCTgcaaggcaggggtgggggaggccaggagagattcagagggaggagaaacactGACAGCTGgactcccaccccccacaccacccATCCTCTAAGGGCTGCCCTGGGAACTACTAAGGGAGAGCCCTCATCAGGCCCTGGGAGAGAACTGAGGACCAGAGGAGACTGCAGGAGAAGCTAAATCATCCAAGTTATGGGATGGTGAACTGCCTCTTTGTGAGGACAGTAATGCACACAAGCAGAAGGCAGCAAGTTTCAGTGGAGCAGGGGGATAAAGGGACTGCTAAGGGACTGAGGCCAACCAAGGGGGCTAACGGAGGTGGCTGAGAGGTCTGGCCCTGTTTTGAGGGGTCCTTTGCAGGGGGTGAGTTCAGCAGAGCTGCCCTGAGCTTCTGATGTTGGGGGAATGGAAGCAGGGAAATGCCAGGCACTAGAAACTGGCCAGGGTCTTGTCTTCAATGCTGCTCCCCAGGCCAGACTCCCCTGGTACAGggcaccccaggccccaggccaccTACCTGACCCCAGATGGTGCCTTCCGAGTTCTCTACCTGCTCCCACCGCAGGCGCTTGACGCTCATGTGGCTGGTCTCACTTCGACGGTGGCCCAGGCCCCGGGACAGCATTGGGGGTGCACAGGGCAccggtgggggcaggggaggcgggggcggTGGAGGgactgggtggctgagttgggcGAGGGGCTTGGCCAGCGTCTGAGCAGGGCCCCGGGGACCATCAGGGGTGCGGGAGCTGGGCTTGGGGTCATGGAAGGGCAGGGGTGGTGGAGGCGGGGGGctgagcgggggtgggggaatgTGGTCGGAGATGGAGGAGTAGGTCAGGGAGCTGCCTTCCTCACTGCTGCTGATGCACTCACTAGCGCTGCTCCGCTCATTGGTCACAAAGCTTCCCTGGTCATCATGGAAGCTCATCTGCCAGGCAGAGCAAGGTGAGGGATGGTGGGATAGCCTGGGGCAAGGGGTGGGATAACCTGGGGACAAGGATTGGATAGTCTGGTGGGTTAGCCTGAGGCTGTGGGTAGGATGGCCTGACAAGTAGTCTGGGAAAAGGAATGGGGTGACCTGAGACGAGGTATATGGGGGAGCCTTGAGTGAGGGGTGTCATAGCTGAGTTAAAGGGTGGGATAGCTCAGCCAGGGGGTGGGGTAGTCTGGGACAGATTTCAGGATGGactggagcagggagaggagtgaGTAGCCTGGGGCAGATCCCAAGGGCAACAAGATTCTTGCAGGAGCCCAGGGATACTGTTCCCCTTACAGACCCCCATGTCACCCCTGGGCCCCTGACCCTCCACATCTGCTGGCATGTGCTCACCTCCTCGTAATCGTTCTCAGGGCTCAGGAAATCATCCACAGCAGTGACCCGGGGACCCAGCTGCTCACTCAGCACGTCCAGGAAGCGGTCAGTATCTCGGCTTCGCATGGGGCGGGAGAAGGTGAAGAGCTTCCTGCGGCTGGGCGGGCGGGCAGGGTCCGGGCTTGGGGGGCTGTCAGAGTGGATGGGCCCAGGGTCTGGCTGTGGGGAGGGCGCCCTGCTGCTGTCCAGGCTGGCGTAGGGGTGGGACTCAGAGCTGCTGGGGGAGGCCAGGCCCCCTGAACACAGTGGGTAgtagcagggggagggcaggagccgCTCGCTGGGCCACGAGACGCTGGAcagggtcctgggccctggggtgggggatcAAGCGTGAGGACCCCTCTTCAGTCAGTACCTGGGTTCCAGGTGCAGGCTGAGGGTAGGGGCCGGGGGCAGGTTGGCTCTGTGTCCCTGGGtaccttcctttccctctctggacACAGCACAAGAAGACCCTAGATgaccctgcctccccaggccttTATCTGAGGGAAATCACAGGTCAGAGCAGGTGAGGGGGAGCACTACTTAGCCCCAGGAAAGGCCAGACCCCAGCTTATCTTGGAAGGGACCTCAGGGATCCCACCTAGGACCAACTGAACACAACTGAAAGGGCAGAGGGGGACTTCTCCAGACCCTAGATCAAGGATCATGAGGTGGTTCCCACACCCACCAGGCCCTTGGCTGACAGGAACATTGTCCAGGGGTCCTGCCTTCTGAACTGCAGAGAAACCATCTTCCCAGTTGTGCCATTCACAGAGCAATGCATGCACTTAATAGTTTATCCAACAGCCACATGCTAACCTGGGGCTCCTTCAAGGGAAGACCTCTGCTTTTCTAAATCTGCAGTAGGGGTAAGGATCATAGGGGACATGGGAAGGCCTCTGATGACCTTGACCTTGAGGGACCTTTGCCATGGAGGCTGCTGAGGTTCCCCACAACTCAGTCACATGGTAATGGAACAAAGGGGAGGCTCCAAGGATGTGCCCCAGATGGGGGCAACACCTAGATAGGTAGCCCAGAGGCCACAGGCCAGTGCTGCTTTCAGGAACCGGGGCTGGCTGAGCCCCTACCTGCTGTGCCTGACGGGCTGGGCACTGGTGGGGAGGCACGGGATCTGGACGAGGTCCCCACCTTCCCTTTGAAGCTGCTGTTCAGTCGGGACTCAAGCTCTGCATAGACGGCCGACATCTTCAGGGAGAGGAGGCCAGGGTGAGTCCAgcccaccctcacctcccccaTGAGGCCCTCACATAGCCTCAGAGGTCAGGCCTGGGTGATCAGGAAGGCAGGGATCTGCCCCAGCCCCATGAGCCACCTATTCCCAGTGGCCACAGAACCACCAGGAGGGCAGTGAGGTCTCACCATCTTAGGATTGGGGGTCTCAGGGAGGGACGTGCCGTCGCCTGCCTGGCGCTCGCCTGGGATTAGAGGAAGAGGCATCTCGGGGCAGTCGCCGGGACCTGCCAGGGGAATCGGGGAGGGTGGAGTCCACCATGGAACAGTCTAGTGACCCCTCTGAGCTCTAAGGCTTGGGTTCATAGCCATGGAGAAAGAACCAGCAAGCCCTGGTGGTTGGTCCATTAGGAGGGCCATCACTCAGCCCTGCTTAACCTGTTCTCGGGGATCTCTCATCTCACCCACCCCATTCTGCAGGTGGGAAAACTGAGCCCTGCTGGCATCCTCACACCCAGTCCCGCCTTTTGGTCCAGAGCCTTACCGCAACTGAGGCTGGCCTCCAGACCTTGGGACCGGAGGCTGCGGCGGCACATGGAGGAGGCCCTCAGGGAACTCCGCCGCTGGAGTTCCGGCAccggctcaggctcaggctcaggctcaggctcaggctcaggctccagGTCCAGCTCAGGCTCCGGCTCTGCTGTGCAACATGAACAGGAGATGGGCCCCTTGTGTTCTCAGCCAGTCAAATGGCCTCCAAATACAGGAGTGAAGGCAGCAGTTGTCTGCACCAATCTGTGACCCCAGGCCCTGCTTCGCATGTGGGGTAAGATGCAAGATTCCAGGTCTAGGCAGACATATGGAACATTGCTACCCAGACTATGTTCTGAGCCTCTTGCTAAAACCCTCGAGCCTCCTCCAGCAAATTGTGGGTCCCCAGGACTAGGGACAGTGGACACACAAGGGCCAGAATGTAGGATATCTGCAAGCTTTACCATAGCAGGTGTAGAGTGCCTAGAACAAATGCACAGTGTTTGGCACACTTTCGACTCCTGTGGCCTCAATGATAACATGCATGGTTGTATGGGCACCTGGGGCCCACTGTAAGAGGTATGAAGTAGTTGGAAACTGAGGCCGCAGATGGTCTGGCAGGCCCTACTGTGTATCTGTGTGCATCAAGGCTCACCAATCAGGTGTGACCTGGCTGTGTGCTTGCTATCCAGCTCTGCAAACAGAAACCACATGAATTTCTTGATCTGTGACATATTTCTTGGTGTGTGATGTACAGCCACTGAGGTCACTTCCATTCTGTGGGTGAGAATCCTGGGGTTCCGGGTGGATAGGTAGGGTGTCTAGAGTCCAAGGTAATGTTGCAGTGCTACTTAAAGATCAAACTGAAAAGGCACATTTGTGGGGGCAAGTGTAGGACCAGCCTGGGTGCGGCCGGCATGGGTCTGCATGATATGGAGGTCCATTTATATGTGGGAGAAGCCCAGGTCGGCTGTA
This DNA window, taken from Canis lupus familiaris isolate Mischka breed German Shepherd chromosome 6, alternate assembly UU_Cfam_GSD_1.0, whole genome shotgun sequence, encodes the following:
- the GRID2IP gene encoding delphilin, which produces MGKDQGFSRHFRIFIPKKHRARFDEVVSQGLLGKLCRARRTQGAQRLRRSRSEERPERLLVSTRASAAPRRPDEPPPRKAASLLGGRAGPGGARRTVRVYKGNKSFGFTLRGHGPVWIESVLPGSPADNASLKSGDRILFLNGLDMRNCSHDKVVSMLQGSGAMPTLVVEEGLVPFASDSDSLDSPNPSSALTSLQWVAEILPSSIRVQGRTFSQQLEHLLTPPERYGVCRALESFFQHRNIDTLIVDVYPVLDTPAKQVLWQFIYQLLTYEEQELCQEKIACFLGYTAMTEPEPELDLEPEPEPEPEPEPEPVPELQRRSSLRASSMCRRSLRSQGLEASLSCGPGDCPEMPLPLIPGERQAGDGTSLPETPNPKMMSAVYAELESRLNSSFKGKVGTSSRSRASPPVPSPSGTAGPRTLSSVSWPSERLLPSPCYYPLCSGGLASPSSSESHPYASLDSSRAPSPQPDPGPIHSDSPPSPDPARPPSRRKLFTFSRPMRSRDTDRFLDVLSEQLGPRVTAVDDFLSPENDYEEMSFHDDQGSFVTNERSSASECISSSEEGSSLTYSSISDHIPPPPLSPPPPPPLPFHDPKPSSRTPDGPRGPAQTLAKPLAQLSHPVPPPPPPPLPPPVPCAPPMLSRGLGHRRSETSHMSVKRLRWEQVENSEGTIWGQLGEDSDYDKLSDMVKYLDLELHFGTQKPTKPVPGPEPFRKKEVVEILSHKKAYNTSILLAHLKLSPAELRQVLMSMEPRRLEPAHLAQLLLFAPDADEEQRYQAFREAPGRLSEPDQFVLQMLSVPEYKTRLRSLHFQATLQEKTEEIRGSLECLRQASLELKNSRKLAKILEFVLAMGNYLNDGQPKTNKTTGFKINFLTELNSTKTVDGKSTFLHILAKSLSQHFPELLGFAQDLPTVPLAAKVNQRALTSDLADLHGTISEIQDACQSMSPSSEDKFAMVMTSFLDTAQPVLRALDGLQHEAMEELGRALAFFGEDSKATTSEAFFGIFAEFMSKFERALSDLEAGDGPRSSGMVSPLAW